In Luteitalea sp., the following are encoded in one genomic region:
- a CDS encoding glucosamine-6-phosphate deaminase, translating to MRIEVFEDPIALGKAAAAVAAETIEEAVEARGRARIIAATGVSQLAFVDALTRRPGLPWSCVELFHLDEYIGLPITHPASFRKYLLERLISKTGLTTYHLLEGEADPELVCQEVGRALTTAPIDVAFVGIGENGHLAFNDPPADFETEQPYLIVTLDEACRRQQVGEGWFAALDDVPQRAISMSIRQILKSRRILCIAPDLRKAEAVRACFSGRVSPMAPASILRTHPDTTLFLDFLSASLLDPATIARGEL from the coding sequence CACTCGGCAAGGCGGCCGCAGCGGTCGCGGCTGAAACGATCGAGGAGGCGGTGGAGGCGCGCGGCCGAGCACGCATCATTGCCGCGACGGGTGTGTCGCAGTTGGCGTTTGTCGATGCCCTGACCCGTCGACCGGGACTCCCCTGGTCGTGCGTGGAGCTGTTCCATCTGGACGAGTACATCGGCCTTCCAATCACGCATCCGGCCAGCTTTCGCAAGTATCTGCTGGAGCGGCTCATCAGCAAGACTGGTCTCACGACCTACCATTTGCTCGAGGGCGAAGCGGATCCAGAGCTCGTTTGTCAGGAGGTGGGCCGCGCGCTCACGACGGCACCAATCGACGTCGCGTTCGTCGGCATCGGCGAGAATGGCCACTTGGCCTTCAACGACCCGCCGGCCGACTTCGAAACCGAGCAGCCCTATCTGATCGTCACGCTCGACGAGGCGTGCCGCCGACAGCAGGTTGGTGAGGGATGGTTCGCGGCGTTGGACGACGTGCCCCAGCGCGCGATCTCAATGTCGATTCGACAGATCCTCAAGTCACGCCGCATCCTCTGCATCGCGCCAGACCTCCGCAAGGCCGAAGCCGTCAGGGCATGCTTCTCTGGCCGCGTCAGTCCCATGGCGCCTGCCTCCATCCTGCGTACGCACCCGGACACCACACTGTTTCTCGATTTCCTTTCCGCCTCGTTGCTCGATCCAGCAACGATCGCACGGGGCGAGCTTTGA